In the Arachis ipaensis cultivar K30076 chromosome B10, Araip1.1, whole genome shotgun sequence genome, one interval contains:
- the LOC107623260 gene encoding 60S ribosomal protein L13-1 — protein sequence MVKHNNVIPNGHFRKHWQNYVKTWFNQPARKTRRRLARQKKAVKIFPRPTAGPLRPVVHGQTLKYNMKVRAGKGFSLEELKAAGIPKKLAPTIGIAVDHRRKNRSLESMQANVQRLKTYKAKLVVFPRRARKVKAGDSTPEELANATQVQGSCLPIVRERPSVELVKVTDEMKAFKAYYKLRLERTNKKHYGARLKKAAEAEKEEKK from the exons ATGGTGAAGCACAACAATGTTATCCCTAACGGACACTTCCGTAAGCATTGGCAAAACTATGTGAAGACCTGGTTCAATCAACCAGCAAGGAAGACCAGAAGACGGTTAG CTCGCCAGAAGAAAGCTGTGAAGATCTTTCCCAGGCCTACCGCTGGACCTCTCAGACCAGTTGTTCATGGGCAGACTTTGAAATACAACATGAAAGTCAGAGCTGGCAAGGGATTTTCTCTTGAAGAACTTAAG GCTGCTGGCATTCCGAAAAAGCTAGCTCCAACCATAGGCATTGCTGTTGATCACCGTCGCAAGAACCGTTCTTTGGAGAGTATGCAGGCTAATGTTCAGCGGCTGAAGACATACAAGGCCAAATTGGTTGTGTTCCCAAGACGTGCACGCAAGGTTAAG GCTGGTGATTCTACCCCTGAGGAACTTGCAAATGCCACCCAAGTCCAGGGTTCATGCTTGCCAATTGTGAGGGAGAGGCCATCAGTAGAGCTTGTTAAGGTTACAGATGAAATGAAGGCATTTAAGGCTTACTACAAGCTTCGTCTTGAACGCACAAACAAAAAGCATTATGGTGCTAGACTGAAGAAGGCTGCTGaggcagaaaaggaagaaaagaagtaa